The genomic stretch GCTCACCCGCACCCTGGTCGACATCGAGTCCGTCTCCCGCAACGAGCAGGCGATCGCCGGTCACGTCGAAGAAGTGCTGCGGCAGGTCTCGCATCTGAGGGTGGACCGTCTCGGCAACACCGTGATGGCTCGTACGGATCTGGGGCGTGAACAGCGGGTTGTGCTCGCGGGACACCTGGACACCGTGCCGCTCAACGACAACTTCCCGTCCACGGTCGTCGACGACCTGATCTACGGCTGCGGCACGGCGGACATGAAATCGGGGGTGGCGCTGGCCCTGCACCTGGCGACCACGCTGCCCGACCCGCGCTACGACCTGACCTACCTGTTCTACGAGGCCGAAGAGATCGACTCCAAGTACAACGGCTTGCGGCTGGTCGCCGAGTCCCACCCGGAGTGGCTGCTGGCCGACTTCGCCGTGCTGCTCGAACCCACGTACGGGGTGGTCGAGGCCGGCTGTCAGGGGACGCTGCGGGTCGAGGTGCGCACCATCGGGCGCCGGGCGCACACCGCGCGGGCCTGGCGCGGGGTCAACGCGATCCACGCGGCGGGTGAGGTGCTGCGGCGGCTGGCGGACTACCGGCCGCGTACGGTCACGATCGACGGGTGCACGTACCGTGAGGGCCTCAATGCCGTGAAGATCAACGGTGGGGTGGCCGGGAACGTGGTGCCCGACGCGTGCACGGTCGAGGTCAACATGCGCTTCGCCCCCGACCGCTCCGAGAAACAGGCGCTCGAGCACGTGCACGAGGTCTTCGAGGGCTTCGAGGTGGAGCTGACCGACTCCGCGCCCGGCGCGATGCCCGGCCTGGCTGCCGCCCCGGCGCGGGAGTTCCTGACCGCGGTCGCCGCCGAGCCCGCGGCCAAGCTGGGCTGGACGGACGTGGCCCGGTTCGCGGCGCTGGGCATTCCGGCGCTCAACTACGGACCGGGCGACCCGTTGCTGGCGCACGCGCAGGACGAGCACGTCGAGATCGGCAAGATCCGGGACGGCGCGGCGACGCTGTACCGGTGGCTGTCGTCCTAGAGGGCGGGTCGTACGGCCACGCGGCCGATCGCGCGGGCCACCTTGGCGGGCGGGATCTCCACGGTGGTCTCGGGATCGAAGGCCGGCCGCTTCCGATCGGCGAACGCCATGCGGCGCTCCTCGACCACCAGTTGGATGCGCCGCTGCATGCGACGCTGCATCTTCATGCGCTCGTATCGGGTCGTCACGGTGGCTCCTTAAGCCGGGAGCCCGGCCGAGGCCGAGAGAGATCTTGGTAACTGAACAGACGCCCTGGAGCTACCGTCCGTTGCTTCAATCTGGCAAAAAGGAAGGCGGGCCGCAATCCTCTTACCGAAACCCACCCGGTTGTTCACCGTGCTACTGACCGTCCGCACTACCTTTTAGGCATGACGGACAGCACCAACGGGCGACGCGGTGGTACGCCGGAGCGTCATCGCGGCGCGGTCACGCTGCGGCGTGAGTCGATCCCGCCGAGCACGGCCGACGAGAAGCTGCTCGACTCGCACCACCGGCGCGAGTGGAAGACCAAGGACGCCTGGCGTGCGCTGCGCATCCTCTCCGAGTTCGTCGAGGGTTTCGACACCCTCGCCGACCTGCCGCCGGCGGTCAGCGTCTTCGGTTCGGCGCGCAGCCATCCCGACAGCCCCGAGTGTGAGATGGCCGCGGCCCTGGGCGCCGCCCTCGCCGAGGCGGGCTACGCGGTGATCACCGGCGGCGGCCCGGGCGTGATGGAGGCGGCCAACCGTGGCGCCACCGAGGCCGGCGGCATGTCGGTCGGGCTCGGCATCGAGCTCCCGTTCGAGCAGGGCCTCAACGACTGGGTGGACATCGGCATCGACTTCCGTTACTTCTTCGTCCGCAAGACCATGTTCGTCAAGTACGCGCAGGCGTTCGTGGTGCTGCCCGGCGGCTTCGGCACCCTCGACGAGCTGTTCGAGGCGATCACGCTGGTGCAGACCAAGAAGGTCACCCGGTTCCCGGTGATCCTGATGGGCACGTCCTACTGGTCGGGCCTGCTCGACTGGGTCAAGGGGACGCTGCTGGCCGACGGCAAGATCAGCGAGAGCGACCTCGAGCTGATCCAGCTCACCGACGACGTGGACGAGGCGGTACAGATCATCGTGGACGCCGACGTGGCCCTCGCCGAGACGCAGGGGAAGCTCTGACGTGGCGGCCATCTGTGTCTTCTGCGCCTCGTCGAGCACCCTCGAACAGAAGTGGCTCGACCTGGCCACCCGTACGGGATCGGAACTGGCCGCCCGCGGGCACTCGCTGGTCTCGGGCGGCGGCAGCGTCGGCATGATGGGCGCGGTCGCCGACGGCGCCCGGTCCGCCGGTGGGCACACACTTGGGATCATCCCGCAGGTGCTCGTCGACTGGGAGGTGGCCGACCTGGCCTCCGACGAGCTGGTCGTCACCGGCGACATGGGCGAACGCAAGAACATCATGATCGATCGGTCCGACGCGTTCATCACGTTGCCCGGCGGTCTCGGCACCCTCGACGAGCTGTTCGAGGTGTGGACCACGGCCACCCTCGACCTGCACGACAAGCCCATCGTGGTGCTCGACCCCGAAGGCTTCTACGACGGCCTGCTGACCTGGCTGGGGCAGCTCGCCGACACCGCCTTCGTCCGCGCCGCGGCCCTCGAACGGGTGATCGTGGTGAAGTCGATCGGCGCGGCGTTGGACGCGATCGAGGAACGGGTAAAGCGCGATTGACGGGTGGTCACGCCGGGCGGGTGTCACCACACCCACCCGGCGTGACCGGGGCCCCGGCGGACCCGCCGGACAGCACGGGGGCGCGCCGAACGCGCTCTCACCGGGACACGCCGGCGCGCACACTTCCGGCTGTCCGACGGCGTCGCGCCCGCCGGGGCACGGCGGCTGCATCGGTTCAGCCCGACACTGCACGGCGGGTCGGCACGCGTCAATTGAGCAGCCGCGAACGTTCGCATGGTGCTCGTTCGGGGGCCGTCGCAACGGGAGTCCCTGCTTCAGGTTGTCCGGCGGGCCGGAGTGCCCCGAGGCACGGCCGAACCGGCAGTTCGAAAACGTCGTACGCGCGTGGTTTCCTTTATGCCGTGAGCACGCCGGTCTCCTCGCCCGCCGCGGTGCGCCGCCCGGCGTACCGCCTGGTCCGGCGTCCCCCGAGAGCGCTGCCGCCGCTCCTGCCCGACCCCCTGCAGGGTTATGTGGCCGCCCACGTCGACGGCCCCCTGCTCGTGGTCGGCGGTCCCGGCACGGGCAAGACGACCACGCTCGTCGAGTCGGTGGCCGCGCGCATCGCCGAGGGAGTCGACCCGGAACGCATCCTGGTGCTGACGTTCGGCCGCCGGGGGGCCACCGCGCTGCGCGACCGCATCGAGGCGCGGATCGCGGCCGACCCGGGCCGCATCGTGCACGAGCCTCTGGTGCGCACCTTCCACGCGTACGCGTTCGGCCTGCTCCGCCGGGCCGCGGCCGAACGGGGCGAGCCGTCGCCCCGGCTGCTCACCGGCCCCGAACAAGACCTGATCATCCGCGAACTGCTCGCGGTCTCGGGCGACACCGAGGAACCCGACCCGATCGGCTGGCCCACCTCTCTGCGCCCGGCCCTGCCCACCCGGGCGTTCGCCCAGCAGTTGCGTGACCTCATGCAGCGCGCCGCCGAGCGCGGCGTCGACGCGGCCGAGCTGGCCCGCCTCGGCGAGCGCCTGGGCCGCGACGACTGGCCGGCCGCGGCCCGTTTCCTCCGCGAGTACGTCGCCGTCCTGGCCCTGCGCGACGTGACGACCCGCGGCTCGGCGGCCTACGACCCGGCCGAGCTGGTGCGGGCCGCGTCCGGGCTGCTGGCCGACAGCCCCGACCTGCTCGAGGCCGAACGCCGCCGGCTTGCCTACGTCTACGTCGACGAGCTGGCCGACACCGACCCGGCCCAGATCGAGCTGCTCTCCCTGGTCGCCGGGGGCGGCAAGCCGCTGGTCGCGTTCGGTGACCCCGACTCGTCGATCTACGGTTTCCGCGGCGCCGACCCGGCCGTGATCGCCTCTTACCCCACCAGATTCCGTACGGCTTCGGGTGCGCTCGCCGAGACGCTGACGCTGCACACGAACTACCGCGCGCCCGCCCCGCTGCTCTCCGCCACCTCGCGGGTGGCCCGGCGCATGCGGGGGCCGATCTCGCACCGCTTCATGCACCCGCCGGCCCCCCTGCTCGGCCCCGAACCGCCGCCCGCGGCCGTCGCGCCGCCCTCAGCTGCCGCGCCGACCGCAGCCCCGGGTGAGCCGGCCGGGCCTCCTGCCGCCGAGCGTCTGTCCGGGCCGTTCGGCGCTGACCGTTTGTCTCGGCCGTCCGGCGCCGCCGGTCCGGCTTCTGTGCCGACGGGTGCCGTTGGGGACGGGGCAGGGGCGGCTTCCGTTGCTCCGCCCTCGGCCGGTGGCGGTCCTCGGCCGTCCTCCGTGAGCCCGTTGCCGGCCGAGGCCGTTGTCCGGACATTCCGGGCGGCGACGGCCGAGGCGGCGTACGTGGCTCACGCCCTGCGCGAGGCCCATCTGCTGCACGGCGTCCCGTGGTCGAAGATGGCGGTCCTCCTGCGCAGCACGTCGCTGCAGCTGCCCTCGTTGCAGCGGGCGCTGACCGCGGCCGGCGTGCCGACGGTGACCCACGCCGAAGACCTGCCGCTGCATCTGCAACCCGCCGTCGCGCCGTTCCTGCTGCTCCTGCGGTGTGCGCTCGACCCCGCCGCGCTCACCGAGGAGACCGCGGTCGCACTGTTGCACTCGTCGCTGGGCGGGGCCGATCCGCTGGCCGAGCGGCGTCTCCGCCAGGGGTTGCGGGCCCTGGCGCTGGCCGCGGGCGACCGGCGCCCGTCCGGCGAGCTCCTGGTGGACGCCGTACGGGATCCGGCCGGTCTTGACATGGTGGAGCGCCGCTGGGCGGTGCCCGCGCAACAGGTGGCCCGGCTGCTCGCCACCGCGCGTGAGGCGGCCGCAGCCCCCGGCGCCACGGCCGAGCAGGTGCTGTGGACGGTCTGGCGGGCCAGCGGGCTGGCCGACCGCTGGTATGCGATGAGCACCCGTTCGGGCCCCACGGGCGACAGCACCGACGTGGCCCGGGCGCGGCAGTGGCGGGCCGAGGCGGCCGACCGCGATCTCGACTCGATGGTTGTGCTGTTCGACGCGGCGGCCCGCTTCGTCGACAGGCTCCCCGGCGCGCGCACCGAGGTCTTCCTCGACCACGTGCTCGGGCAGGACCTGCCGGCCGACTCGATCGCGCCCAGCGCCGACCGTGGCGAGGCGGTGCGGCTGCTCACCGCGCACGCCGCCAAGGGCCTCGAGTGGGACGTCGTCGTGATGGCCGGCGTGCAGGAGGGCATCTGGCCCGACCTGCGGTTGCGCGGCAGCCTGCTCGGCTCGGAACGCCTGGTCGACGTGCTCGCCGGCCGCGACACGCCGGGGCAGGCAGCCGTGGTCGGCCAGACATCGGCGCTGCTCGACGAGGAACGCCGGCTGTTCTACGTCGCCGCCACCCGGGCCCGCCACAAGCTCATCGTGACCGCCGTGGCGTCGGCCGGGGTGGGCGGCTCCGAGGGCGAGGAGCAGCCCAGCCGTTTCCTGACCGAGCTGGGCGTGCCCGACGGCGGGCCGGGGCATCCGCCTCCGCCGCCACCCGAAGACCCGGGCCCCAACCTGTGGGACCCCGACCCGAACAACCCCGACCCGGCCGGCCCGTCCGACACCGACCCCGACAATCCGCTGTCGCCGGATGTGGTGCGGGAGGGTGGGCCGTCGGATACGGATCCGGATAATCCGCAGTCGCCGGATGTGGTGCGGGAGGATGGGCCGTCCGATACCGACCCTGACAACCCGCAGTCTCCTGACGTTGAGCGGGAGGGTGGGCCGTCGGATACCGACCCTGACAATCCGCAGTCGCCGGATGTGGTGCGGGAGGATGGGCCGTCCGATACCGACCCTGACAACCCGCAGTCTCCTGACGTTGAGCGGGAGGGCGGGCCGTCCGACACCGACCCTGACAACCCGCAGTCCCCGGATGTGGTGCGGGAGGAGGGGCCGTCGGATACCGACCCTGACAACCCGCAGTCCCCGGAGGTCGAGCGGCGGGATGGCCGGCCGAGCACGGATCTCGGTCGTCCGCAGTCTCCGCATGAGGATCGGCCCTATTCGGCATCTCGAACAAATCCGTTAAATCGGGATTTGGTGGCGCCGCGGGATGTGGACACGTCTCCCGCAGTGCGTGGGGGAGCGACGGGTTCTCGCGATGCCTATGGCGCGGCGGGCGGTAACGACGGCGGCGGGCGCCGGGCGAGTGTTGCCGCGCAAGTCATCCCGTCGCCGCGGGGGACGAAGCGGTTGACGAACAAGGTGCCGGACGCCGAGCCGGACCTGTTCGCGGTCTTGGGGGAGTGGCCGGCCGAGGAGCCCGCCGACGACGATCCGGGTGAGGCCGGGCCGGTCGATCAGCCGGACGAACTGCCGGTGGGCCGGCCGCCGCGGGCGCTGACGTTGGCCGCGCTGGTGGCTGAGCTGCGTACGGTGGTGGTCGGCAGTGACCAGACGCCCGCCCGCCGGCGCGCCGCGGCCGCGGAACTGGCTCGGCTCGCGGCCGCCGGAGTGCCCGGCGCGCACCCGGACGAGTGGTGGGGACTGCGCCCGCTCTCCGACGACCGGCCGCTCGTCGACGACGGCGAACCGGTCAAGGTCACCCCGTCCTCGATGGAGAGCGCGCTGCGCTGCAGCCTGCGCTGGCTGCTCGAACGGCACGGTGGCGCCGCGCCCCCGGGGCCGGCCCAGGGCGTGGGTAACCTCGTGCACGCGGCCGCCATGCTGGCCGAGGACGCCAACGCCGACCGCGAGAAATTGGTCGAGTACGTCAGCGCCCGGTTCGACGCGATCGAGCTGGCCGCCCGATGGCTGGCCGGCCCCGAGCAGGACCGAGCCCAGGGCATGGTCGACAAGCTGCTGCGCTGGCTGGCTGTCAACCCCCGTCGGCTGCTGGCCATCGAGCACGAGTTCACCGTCCGGATCGAGGACGAGAAGCGGCCGATCCAGCTCACCGGCCGTGTCGACCGGCTCGAGGTCGACGAGAACGGCCGCCTGGTCGTCATCGACCTCAAGACCGGCAAGTCGACCGCGGTGGCGGCCGCCGACGTGGCCGAGCACGCCCAACTCGCCGGCTACCAGACCGCCGTCGAGGCAGGGGCGTTCGCCGACTACGGCGCCGAGAGCGGCGGGGCGGCGCTGGTGCAGCTCGGGCCGGGCAAGGACGCCCGCGAGCAGATGCAGCTGCCACTGGCGGAGGCCGCCGACCCGCAATGGGCGTACGAGATGGTCCGCCGCACCGCCGACACGATGGCCGCGGCCACCTTCTCGGCCGTCGCCAACAGCCGATGCCGGGTCTGCCCGGTCCGCACCAGCTGCCCCATTTCCGGCAAGGGCCGCCAGATCGTCGACGAGGGCTGATGAGCGAGCACAGCGTGGGCGAGGGCAGCATGAACGCGCACAGCGTGGGCGAGGGCAGCATGAACGCGCACAGCGTGGGCGAGGGCAGCATGAACGCGCACAGCGTGGGCGAGGGCAGCATGAACGCGCACAGCGTGGGCGAGGGCAGCATGAACGCGCACAGCGTGGGCGAGGGCAGCATGAACGCGCACAGCGTGGACGAGGGCAAGTGAACGCGAGCAACCCCCAGTGACCCAGCCGAGCCTTTTCGCCGAAGAACCGGCGGCCCCGCGGCGGCGTGCCGATTCCGGCCCCCGGTACACCCCGGAGGAGCTGGCCCACCTGCTGCGGCTGCCACGCCCCACCGCCGAGCAGTCCGCGATCATCTCGGCCCCGGTGGAGCCGCTGCTCGTGGTGGCCGGCGCCGGCTCGGGCAAGACCGAGACGATGGCCTCGCGGGTTGTCTGGCTGGTCGCCAACAGTTACGCCCACCCCGACGAGATCCTCGGCCTGACGTTCACCCGTAAGGCCGCCGGCGAGCTCGCCCACCGGGTGCGTGCCCGGCTCGGCCAACTCGTCCGCCGCCTCGGCCGGGACGACGCGTTCGCGGGTGAGGCCACCATTTCGACCTATCACTCGTACGCGGCCCGGGTCGTCACCGAGCACGGCCTGCGCGCCGGGTTCGAGCCGTCGGCGCGCCTGCTCACCGAGGCCGCCCGCTGGCAGATCGTCGACTCCCTGGTCCGGTCGTACACGGGCGAGATGACCGGCGTGAACCGCGCCCCGACCACCGTCACCGACGATGTGCTGGCGCTCTCCGGTGAGCTGGCCGAGCACCTGGTCTCCCCGGACGAGCTGGCCGCCTGGACCGGCCGGTTCTTCGCCGACGTGCAGGAACTGCCGGGCAAGGTCTACAAGGACGTCGCCGACGTGCTGGCCCGGCAACGTCAGCGGCTCACCCTGCTGCCGCTGGTCCGCCTCTACAACCAGCGCAAGATCGACCTGGAGGCGATGGATTTCGGCGACCAGATGGCCCGGGCGGCGCTGGTGGCCCGCGACCATCCCGAGGTGGGCGAGATCGAGCGCGGCCGCTTCCGGATCGTGCTGCTGGACGAGTACCAGGACACCAGCCACGCCCAGGTCACCATGCTGAACGCGTTGTTCGGCGGCGGGCACCCGGTGACCGCGGTCGGCGACCCCTGCCAGTCGATCTACGGCTGGCGCGGCGCCTCGGCGGGCACGCTCGACCGTTTCCCCGAGGAGTTCACGCTGCCCAGCGGCGAGCCGGCCCGGGTCGGCAGCCTGACCCGGAGCTGGCGTAACCGCCCGGAGATCCTGCGGGTGGCCAACACACTGTCCGCCCCGCTGCGCGCGTTCGGGGCCCGGGTGACCGAGTTGCGCGCGGCCGAGCGGGTGTCGGGTGCGGTCGGGGGCCGTACGGTGGCTTGCGCGTTGTTGCCCACGTTCGCCGAGGAGGCCGACTGGATCGGCGACTCGATGCTCACGGCTTGGCGGATCATCGCCGGGATGCCGCAGGCGCTGCCCGAGGAGATCCCGGTCGAGAAGCGGCCGACCAGCGCGGTGCTGGTGCGGGTGCGCAGCCAGATTCCGGCCCTCGAGGACGCGCTGCGCCGCCGGGGTCTGCCGGTCGAGGTGGTCGGCCTGGGCGGCCTGCTCGACACGCCGGAGGTCCGCGACGTCGTCTGCACGATGCGGGTGCTGGCCGACCCGACCGACGGCGCCTCGCTGTTGCGCCTGCTCACGGGGGCGCGCTGGCGGATCGGCCCACGTGACCTGGTGGCGTTGCACCGCCGGGCCCGGGGGTTGGCCGCAGCCCGGGCCGCCGTGGTGACCGGCGCCGAGCCCGACGACGTGGTCGCCGACCGCCTCGACGACGCCACCCTGGTCGAGGCGATGGCCGACCTGGGCGCGCCGCAGCAGTACTCGGCCGAGGGCTATGGGCGGCTGCACGCGTACAGCCGGGAGCTCAGCGCCCTGCGGCAGCGCCTCGATCAGCCGCTGCCCGACCTGGTGGCCGACATCGAGCGCACGATCGGCCTGGACGTCGAGGTCGCGGTGCGGGGCTGGGCGGCCGGGGACGCCGGGCTGGCCCGGGGGCACCTCGACGCGCTGGCCGACACCGCCGCCCGCTACAGCGCCGAGACCGACGGTGGCACCCTCGCCGGGTTCCTCGCCTTCCTGGCCGCGGCCGAGGAGGAGGAACGAGGCCTCGAACCGGGACAGGTCGACGTGGTCGAGGGCGCGGTGCAGATCCTCACCGCGCACGCCGCGAAGGGCCTGGAGTGGGATGTCGTGTCGGTCGCCGGGCTGAGCAAGGGGGTCTGGCCCGGCCTGGTCCGCAACTCCGACCAATTCTTGATGGGCATCGGCGTGCTGCCGTTCCCGCTGCGCGGCGACGCCGACGGCCTCCCCAAGCTCGATCTGTCCGAGGCCGTCGACCAGAAGGGCGTGGTCAACGCGGTCTCCGCGTTCGGGGCGGCCTGGCGGGAGCACGACGAGCGGGAGGAACGCCGGCTCGCCTACGTGGCCGTCACCCGTCCCCGCCGTCTGCTGCTGGCCTCGGGCTACTGGTGGGGCGACGGCGTGAAGCGCCCGCGCGGCCCGTCGGTGTTCCTCGACGAGATTCGCGCGACCTGCGAGGAAGGCGCCGGCGTGGTCGACGTCTGGACGCCCGAGCCGGCGCCCGGGGCGACCAACCCGGCGGCCGAGGCGGTTGTCTCAGCGCAGTGGCCGTTCGACCCGCTGGGCCTGCGCCGCCCGGCCATGGCGGCCGCCGCCGACCTGATCCGCCGCATGATCGCCGGACGTGACCCTGAGGCTGCCGAAGGGTTCGCCGAGCTGGCCGAGGCGGATCCTGAGATCGCCGCGCGCGCCGGCTTGGCCGCTGAGCTCGCGGGCATCCCCGACACGCCGGATCCGGACATCGCCCGCTGGCGTCGCGAGGCCGACCTGCTGCTGGCCGAGCGGGACGAACGGTCCCGCCGCGACGGCCCGATCGAGGTCGCCCTGCCGCCGCATCTCTCGGTGTCGCAACTCGTGGTGCTGAAACGCGACCCGCAGGCGCTGGCCCGGTCGCTGCGCCGCCCGGTGCCGCACCGGCCGATGCCGCACGCCCGCCGGGGCACGGCCTTCCACGCGTGGCTGGAGCAACGGTTCGGCGCGGTCCGCCTCATCGACATCGACGAGCTGCCCGGCGCGGCCGACGACGACGCGGCCGACGACGCCGAGCTGGTCGCGCTGCAGCAGGCCTTCCTGTCCGGCGAGTGGGCCGAGCGCACGCCGATCGAGGTCGAGGTGCCGTTCGCGACCACGATCGCCGGGGTCGTGGTGCGGGGGCGCATGGACGCCGTCTTCGCCGACCCGGCCAACCGGTTCGATGTGATCGACTGGAAGACCGGCCGCCGTCCCGAGGGCGCCGACGCCGACGCCGCCGCGGTGCAGCTGGCGGCGTACCGGATCGCCTGGGCCTCCCTGGCCGGCGTGCCGCTCAACCGGGTGCGGGCCGGCTTCCACTACGTACGCGATCAGGTCACCGTCCGCCCGGTCGACCTGCTGGACGCGGCCCAGCTCGCGGCGCTGGTGGAGAGACTGCCCGAACGGGTGATTTAGGCGGCTCCGGCCGCGGCGAGCAGGTGCAGAAGAGCTCCCGCGTACGCGGCTTCGGCCGTTTCCGCCGCGAACACGCGCTCCTCACCGAGCAGGTCGATCGCCACCTCGTACCCGGCCCGCCCGCGCCGCAGCTCCCGGAACGTGCCGCCGAGAAGTTCCCGCAGCTGGTCCTCCCGGGGCAACCAGACCGTCTCGTCCATCCCGACGTCGTCCAGGGCCCATTCGGTGGTGCCGTTGAAGCCGATCACCGGGCCCTCCGGCATCGCGTGCACCTCGATCGTCATGTTGCTGAGCACGAACATCTCGTCGTCGAGGTCGTGGTCCGGGATGGCGAAGCGGTCGCCGAGCGCCGGCTTCCAGTTCAGGCCGGCCTCCTTGAGCTGCTGTGCCAGTTGTACGCCGATCACCGGCGGACCTCCTTGAACGTGTTAAGCTCTCCGCGTTGTCAGTTTGGTTCCCAAGTACTCAGGAGCGCCTGTGGGGAAGTCTGCCCCAGGCGCTCTTTGTCGTAACCCGGGTTTCTCCGGTACGGGCGATCAGTACTACAACACGAGACTCGCGAAGTGCGGGTCTTATTACCTCGCTCCCGTTCATACTGGGCGTGAGCGATCGACCGTCGAGGAGACGATCATGGTTACCGGCGTTGTGAAGTGGTTCAACGCGGACAAGGGCTTCGGGTTCATCACCCCGGACGACGGCGGCGCCGACGTCTTCGCCCACTTCTCCGCAATCCAGACCTCCGGCTACCGCAGCCTGGACGAGAACCAGCGGGTCGAGTTCGAGGTGACGCAGGGCCAGAAGGGCCCGCAGGCCGCGAACATCCGCCCGCTCTGATGTAGCGGAAAGGCGCCGCGCCCCTCGGGGTGCGGCGCCTTTTGCATGCCCGGCGAAGGCTCAGACGGGAGCGGCTTCCGGCAGCGGCGCCGTTCCGCCCAGGTGAGCGGGCAGCCACCAGCGGTCCTCGGGGCCGGACGGCTTCTCGGGGTATTCGCGCTGGGCCGCGTCGAGCAGGGCGCTGAGGCGCACCTTGAGGGCGGCCGTGAGCGCGTCGGGCGAGGTGCCCTTGGGCATGTCGAGCGCCTCGCCGATTTTGATGAGCACCGGCACGTGCCGCTTGGTCAGCTCTTTCTTGTGCCCCTTGGTCCAGAGCCGGTGCGGACCCCAGACGGCCATCGGGATCAGCGGCACCTTGGCCGAGCGGGCCAGGCGTACGGCGCCCGACTTGAGCTCCTTGACCGTGAACGACTCGCTGATCGTGGCCTCGGGGAAGACGCCGACGATCTGGCCGTCGCGCAGCGCCTTGTTGGCCTCGCGGAACGAGGCTGCGCCGGCGTCACGGTCGACCGGGATGTGCCGCATGCCGCGCATCAACGGGCCGCTCACCCGGTGGTCGAACACCGACTTCTTCGCCATGAAACGGACGAGCCGTTTGGCCGGCTGGGCGCCCAGGCCGCAGAAGATGAAGTCGAGATAGCTCACGTGGTTGCTCGCGAGCACCGCCCCGCCCTCGCGCGGGATGTTCTCCGCGCCATCGATCTGGATCTTGAGATCGAGCACCCGGAACATCGTCTTGGCAAGGGCGACGACCGGCGGATACACGAGTTCCATGGCAAGAAGGTAGCGGAAGTCGCTGAACTTCTCCTGGGACAGGTGCAACGTCCGGCCCCGATCGTGCGTCTTAAGCATTATCGGCTGTTTTCTCTCGGACGTGATCATGGAGGTACCGGCATGCGCGGACCATCCGCCCGCCGGGAGTTCGGTTTTGTGCTCGGGCTCGCCGTCGTCGGCCTCGCGCTGGTTCTGGTCGTGGCGTTCGCGCCGTGGTATTCGCCGGCGACCGCCTATCCCGACGTCAGCCCGACGTTCTGGCAGCAGGTGACGGCCCTGTTCGGCGCCGCGGAAGGACACACCACGCCGACGCCGTGACCGGGTCCTCAGGATCGTGGTGTTCACTGGGATTCATGTCCGAGCAGACTCCGGTGACCCCGCCCTGGCAGCAGCCAGGCGACCGGTTCGGCTCCGGCCTGGTCACGACCATTCCGGGCGCCCCGCCGCGGCAGCCACCGCCCCCCGACGAGCCCGAGTCCCCACAGCCGGACGGACCCAAGCGGCGCCGGCAACAGATGCTGATCTTCGCCGGCATCGCGGGCGCGATCCTCGCCGTCGGCCTGACTGTCGTGCTCATCGTGGTGTTCTCGGGAGGCGGCGACCCGTTCCGGTCCCGGGCCGAGGCGCCGACAGACGTGCGCCCTCCGCTGGCCCAGGCCTGCCCGGCCCCGACGGGCTCGCCGAGCGCCGCGCCGACCCGAGCGCCAGGTGCGTTGCCGCCCGTGACCGGCGCGCGTACCACGGACACCGAGGCCGGCATCTCGTACAAGGCCTATGGCGCGCCCTGGGAACCGTGGACCGACGTCTGGCGCGCCGGGACGCTCGAGGTGCCCTACCGGGTGGGTCAGCACTTCGTCACCGAGCAGTACAGCGGCGGCAGCTACCACGCCTCGATCCTGTCGGCCGCGGTGCCGGCGGCCGACAACGACGCGGTGACGCTCAACCTCGAATGCGTCGGCCGGCAGGTGGCGGCGGACGTGCGGGCGGAGTACTACCCCCAGCCCAACACGATGGACCCGATTCGCGAC from Paractinoplanes brasiliensis encodes the following:
- the dapE gene encoding succinyl-diaminopimelate desuccinylase yields the protein MSNPLTPDVLVDPVELTRTLVDIESVSRNEQAIAGHVEEVLRQVSHLRVDRLGNTVMARTDLGREQRVVLAGHLDTVPLNDNFPSTVVDDLIYGCGTADMKSGVALALHLATTLPDPRYDLTYLFYEAEEIDSKYNGLRLVAESHPEWLLADFAVLLEPTYGVVEAGCQGTLRVEVRTIGRRAHTARAWRGVNAIHAAGEVLRRLADYRPRTVTIDGCTYREGLNAVKINGGVAGNVVPDACTVEVNMRFAPDRSEKQALEHVHEVFEGFEVELTDSAPGAMPGLAAAPAREFLTAVAAEPAAKLGWTDVARFAALGIPALNYGPGDPLLAHAQDEHVEIGKIRDGAATLYRWLSS
- a CDS encoding TIGR00730 family Rossman fold protein, which translates into the protein MTDSTNGRRGGTPERHRGAVTLRRESIPPSTADEKLLDSHHRREWKTKDAWRALRILSEFVEGFDTLADLPPAVSVFGSARSHPDSPECEMAAALGAALAEAGYAVITGGGPGVMEAANRGATEAGGMSVGLGIELPFEQGLNDWVDIGIDFRYFFVRKTMFVKYAQAFVVLPGGFGTLDELFEAITLVQTKKVTRFPVILMGTSYWSGLLDWVKGTLLADGKISESDLELIQLTDDVDEAVQIIVDADVALAETQGKL
- a CDS encoding TIGR00730 family Rossman fold protein, producing MAAICVFCASSSTLEQKWLDLATRTGSELAARGHSLVSGGGSVGMMGAVADGARSAGGHTLGIIPQVLVDWEVADLASDELVVTGDMGERKNIMIDRSDAFITLPGGLGTLDELFEVWTTATLDLHDKPIVVLDPEGFYDGLLTWLGQLADTAFVRAAALERVIVVKSIGAALDAIEERVKRD